One genomic segment of Brassica napus cultivar Da-Ae chromosome A3, Da-Ae, whole genome shotgun sequence includes these proteins:
- the LOC106360093 gene encoding vacuolar iron transporter homolog 2.1 — MASNFELSERSSPKQHRISPRAEKEEVDYMQRAQWLRAALLGSNDGLVTVASLMMGVGSIKEDVKAMLLVGFAGLVAGACSMAIGEFVSVCTQRDIETAQMKRAIETETSLSAIDEQDEEEKKERLPNPGQAALASALAFSVGAAMPLLAAVFIENHKVRMAVVAIVATLALLVFGVTGAVLGKTSVFKSSVRVVIGGWMAMVLTFGLTKFIGSEAMQI; from the exons ATGGCTTCCAACTTTGAGCTTTCAGAAAGAAGCAGCCCAAAACAACATAGAATCAGTCCAAGAGCAGAGAAGGAGGAGGTGGACTACATGCAGAGAGCTCAGTGGCTAAGAGCTGCCTTGCTCGGATCCAACGATGGTCTGGTCACAGTCGCGTCTCTCATGATGGGTGTTGGTTCTATCAAAGAAGACGTAaaagcaatgttgcttgttggTTTTGCCGGCCTTGTAGCAGGTGCGTGCAGTATGGCCATTGGAGAGTTTGTTTCTGTGTGCACACAAAGGGATATTGAAACTGCTCAGATGAAGAGAGCTATTGAGACTGAGACATCACTATCAGCAATCGACGAACAAGATGAG GAGGAGAAGAAAGAGCGGCTACCAAATCCAGGACAAGCAGCACTGGCATCAGCGTTAGCATTTTCAGTGGGAGCAGCAATGCCGCTTCTTGCAGCTGTATTCATAGAGAATCATAAGGTAAGAATGGCGGTGGTAGCGATTGTGGCCACCCTGGCATTATTGGTGTTTGGAGTGACCGGTGCGGTCCTGGGAAAAACAAGTGTGTTCAAGTCAAGCGTTAGGGTGGTGATTGGTGGCTGGATGGCTATGGTTCTTACCTTTGGTCTTACCAAGTTCATTGGTTCCGAAGCCATGCAAATCTAG
- the LOC106361807 gene encoding dimethylnonatriene synthase-like, with product MIIFFSIHFSLFFLVLAISGYVFLRKQSKCEGNSSTIPEPLGALPLLGHLHLLRGKELVCKKLAAMSDKLGPIFSLKLGFYRLVVTSDPEILKDCFTTNDLVLATRPNIAFGRYVGYNNAALALAPYGDYWRELRKITTVHLFSNQSVEMLGHIRYAEVNEFLKHLYEGSDGTSTVKIDMSFEFLTFNIILRKMVGKRIGFGKVKSEEWRYKEALKRSEYLAAVFMIGDVIPWLGWLDFTKIAQMKSTFKELDSVITKWLEEHLEKRSRKEENQEKTIMDLLLDILPEDVVICGHVRDVIVKATILVLTLTGSDSTSITLTWAVSLLLNNPSTLKAAQEEIDNSVGKGRWVEESDIRNLKYLQAIVKETHRLYPPAPLTGIREAREDCLLGEYHVKRGSRLLVNIWKLHRDPKIWHDPETFKPERFMEEKSLCEKSDFEFIPFSSGRRSCPGMNLGLRVVHLVLARLIQGFELHKASDEPLDMAEGPGLALPKINPVEVVAMPRLEPELYHSL from the exons ATGATTATTTTCTTTAGTATTCATTTTTCTCTATTCTTTTTGGTCCTTGCAATCTCCGGTTACGTTTTTCTTCGGAAACAGAGTAAATGTGAAGGTAACAGCTCAACCATCCCTGAGCCATTGGGAGCTTTGCCTTTGTTAGGCCACCTCCATCTTCTGCGCGGTAAAGAGCTCGTTTGCAAGAAACTAGCTGCCATGTCCGACAAGCTTGGTCCTATCTTCTCCCTCAAGTTAGGGTTTTACAGGCTCGTTGTAACCAGCGATCCTGAGATCCTCAAAGATTGTTTCACCACCAACGACTTGGTTCTAGCCACCAGACCCAACATAGCCTTTGGTCGGTATGTAGGTTATAACAACGCAGCCCTCGCGCTGGCTCCCTATGGAGACTATTGGCGTGAGTTACGTAAAATCACCACCGTTCATCTCTTCTCAAACCAGAGTGTGGAGATGCTTGGTCACATTCGTTATGCAGAAGTAAACGAGTTTCTTAAACACCTATACGAAGGGAGTGATGGTACTTCGACGGTGAAGATTGACATGTCGTTTGAGTTTTTGACCTTCAATATAATCCTTAGGAAGATGGTCGGGAAGAGGATTGGATTCGGCAAAGTGAAGAGCGAGGAGTGGCGTTATAAGGAGGCGTTGAAGCGTAGCGAGTACTTGGCTGCTGTTTTCATGATAGGCGACGTGATTCCATGGTTGGGATGGTTGGATTTCACGAAAATTGCTCAAATGAAAAGCACGTTTAAAGAGCTTGACTCGGTCATCACTAAGTGGCTCGAAGAACATCTTGAGAAAAGATCAAGAAAAGAGgagaatcaagagaagactatcATGGATCTATTGCTTGACATCTTACCAGAAGATGTTGTGATCTGTGGACATGTACGCGATGTAATTGTCAAGGCAACTATTTTG GTTCTTACACTAACGGGATCAGACAGCACATCCATCACCCTGACATGGGCGGTATCACTGCTACTTAACAATCCGAGCACTTTAAAAGCAGCACAAGAAGAGATTGACAATAGTGTAGGGAAAGGGAGGTGGGTTGAAGAATCCGACATTCGAAACCTCAAGTACCTACAAGCTATTGTCAAGGAGACTCACCGGCTTTACCCACCGGCTCCTCTTACAG GAATCCGAGAAGCAAGGGAAGATTGTTTACTTGGAGAATACCATGTTAAGAGAGGCTCACGCTTGCTCGTCAATATCTGGAAACTTCACAGGGATCCTAAGATCTGGCATGACCCAGAAACCTTCAAGCCTGAGAGGTTCATGGAGGAGAAGTCGCTATGTGAAAAGAGCGACTTTGAGTTCATCCCGTTCAGTTCAGGAAGAAGGTCGTGTCCAGGGATGAATCTTGGCCTAAGAGTCGTTCACTTAGTGTTGGCTAGGTTGATTCAGGGGTTTGAGTTGCATAAGGCGTCTGATGAACCTCTGGATATGGCTGAAGGGCCTGGTTTAGCCTTGCCAAAGATCAATCCAGTGGAAGTTGTGGCTATGCCCCGGCTTGAACCTGAGTTGTACCATTCACTGTAA
- the LOC106361808 gene encoding uncharacterized protein LOC106361808, which yields MKSKEIYRVADLGLAICFTHSSVLSDLDHMCLPIDADRFRFNLHEVLKPTMDSGVTSICCSGFKAFCLYKFESKLIQVIYDFSWNTHHISTGLATVERDPSCQPITKTEFDIERRKVTKEAIMELISREITEYHTQLLMNSSFIYQKRQLRILKKIAEKNRPCGTPRKETCLFPDIGLYEDQLQIA from the exons ATGAAAAGCAAAGAGATCTATCGAGTTGCTGATCTTGGTTTGGCCATTTGCTTCACGCACAGCTCTGTCCTCTCCGATCTTGACCACATGTGCCTCCCTATTGACGCAGACAGGTTTAGGTTTAACTTACATGAGGTTTTGAAGCCAACTATGGACTCAGGGGTGACCTCTATT TGTTGCTCTGGTTTTAAAGCTTTCTGTTTGTACAAGTTTGAGTCAAAACtcatacaagttatatatgactTTTCCTGGAACACCCACCACATTTCTACAG GTTTGGCAACAGTGGAGAGGGATCCTTCGTGTCAGCCCATTACAAAGACGGAATTTGATATCGAGAGAAGAAAAGTTACTAAAGAGGCTATCATGGAGTTAATATCTAGGGAGATAACTGAGTACCATACTCAGCTGCTAATGAATTCAAGTTTTATCTATCAAAA GAGACAGTTGCGCATCTTGAAGAAAATAGCGGAAAAAAACAGGCCCTGTGGCACCCCTAGAAAAGAAACATGCCTCTTCCCAG ACATTGGACTGTACGAGGATCAACTCCAAATTGCATAA